The window TGGCTTGAGGGGGGTGACTATTCTGCAAATCCTACATTAGATTCCTCACAATCATCTGATGTGTGTATCATTGGCGGGGGATTCACCGGCCTCTCAACCGCCTTTCATCTGAAACAGTTAGACCCCGCACTTAAAGTTATCCTTTTGGAGTCCGATGTCATCGGTTACGGCGCCAGCGGCCGCAATGGCGGCTTCGCTATGACACTCTTTGGGCTGACCCTCAGTATCACGTCGGTCTTGTTCGGGAAGGAGAAGGCGGCCCAAGCTCACCACTACATGGAACAGGCCGTCGATTTCGTTGATGAGATCGTTAAGAAACATAACATGGCTTGCGACTACGAGCGCAATGGTTTTCTCCGAGTCGCGACGACAGAAAGCTTCGTCAAACGGATCAGGCATGAGATTGACAAAGCGAATGAGTTAGGACTAGAAGGCATCTCGTGGCTGGACAAGGATGAGTTAGCGGAGCAAGTCCGCTCGCCGCTCTACTTGGGTGCATGGTGGGAGCCGAGGTGTGCCATAATCAATCCCGCAAAAATGGCTCGGGAGTGGAAGCGGATCGCCGAAGCATCCGGCGTCGCGATCCACGAAGGGACGCCAGTGGAGTCTGTGATCAGAGATGGTGCCATTACTGTCAAGACATCGAATGGTTCCGAAGTCACGTGCGAAAAGGTAGTCTTCGCCACTAACGCCTGGAGCCACTTCTTTCCCGAAATCAAAAGCAGACAGGTGCCAGCGTTCACTTATATTGTGTTGACTGAACCACTCAGCGACGAGGAATTTAACCAGATCGGCTGGCAGAACCGGCAGGGGATCGAGGACCCGCGTAACCTCGTTCACTACTACCGTCTCACGGCTGACA is drawn from Candidatus Neomarinimicrobiota bacterium and contains these coding sequences:
- a CDS encoding FAD-binding oxidoreductase; its protein translation is MNDFREKSFWLEGGDYSANPTLDSSQSSDVCIIGGGFTGLSTAFHLKQLDPALKVILLESDVIGYGASGRNGGFAMTLFGLTLSITSVLFGKEKAAQAHHYMEQAVDFVDEIVKKHNMACDYERNGFLRVATTESFVKRIRHEIDKANELGLEGISWLDKDELAEQVRSPLYLGAWWEPRCAIINPAKMAREWKRIAEASGVAIHEGTPVESVIRDGAITVKTSNGSEVTCEKVVFATNAWSHFFPEIKSRQVPAFTYIVLTEPLSDEEFNQIGWQNRQGIEDPRNLVHYYRLTADNRLLMGGSDVGLVFGMNMDRDRNDRIFQDLEEDIGEIFPVLKEKQITHRWGGPVSVTLDMAPAIGFIGKDERAVYSLGCIGHGVSMTQYNGWTLAEMLLERESERTDVFFAGRKPIPWPPEPLRFGLVSGIRGYMRLEDAWYERKMLKD